One genomic window of Plasmodium falciparum 3D7 genome assembly, chromosome: 10 includes the following:
- a CDS encoding FAD synthetase, putative, translated as MDSKDNDVWNDYSNSLMLYERIENLYNDHLIEKSKLNEQNKELINNNMTHVQRETKNVIRNKDMIKANMYNYDIINYYNDEFILKKKVMELSEDIMMGIDYIYDIFRLCKESNVFLSFNGGKDAVVILHLFRCAYAKYLKDMNIKRKKPQLIYFKDEMNEFPEVYQFLNESAFMFDFHISIIKGTWKNGITNFIENVQKKYQITIIDQLKTNSIDPTIFYSTLAFINGTRFNDTNTEKLQILNVSSRGLPPYLYVNPVFYWTYGAIWTFILYFKFNYCILYDHGYSSIGSIKDTVKNEFLKCNDCYLPAYFLKNWNYERYNRIQPNDK; from the coding sequence atggatAGCAAAGACAATGATGTATGGAATGATTATTCAAATTCATTGATGTTATATGAAAGGAtagaaaatttatataatgatcaTTTGATTGAAAAAAGTAAATTAAATGAACAGAATAAAGAGTtaattaataacaatatgaCCCATGTTCAGAGGGAAacaaaaaatgttattagAAATAAGGATATGATTAAGgcaaatatgtataattatgatataataaattattataatgatgaatttatattaaaaaaaaaagtgatgGAATTATCGGAAGATATAATGATGGGTAtagattatatttatgatattttCCGTTTATGTAAAGAGAGCAATgtctttttatcatttaatgGTGGAAAGGATGCTGTTgttattttacatttatttcGGTGTGCATATGCAAAATATCTTAAGGATATGAatatcaaaagaaaaaaaccacaacttatttattttaaagatGAAATGAATGAATTTCCTGAGGTTTATcaatttttaaatgaaaGTGCTTTTATGTTTGATTTTCATATAAGTATAATCAAAGGAACTTGGAAAAATGGTATTACTAATTTTATAGAAAacgtacaaaaaaaatatcaaattACTATTATAGATcaattaaaaacaaattcTATTGATCCAACGATATTTTATTCTACATTAGCTTTTATTAATGGTACAAGATTTAATGATACGAATACTGAAAAATTACAAATTTTAAATGTGAGTTCAAGAGGATTACCgccatatttatatgttaatcCTGTCTTTTATTGGACATATGGTGCCATATGGAcatttattctttattttaaatttaactattgtattttatatgatcatGGATATTCTTCCATCGGTTCAATAAAAGATACAgttaaaaatgaatttttaaaatgtaacGATTGCTATCTACCTGCTTATTTCTTGAAAAATTGGAATTACGAAAGATATAATAGAATACAACCAAAtgacaaataa
- a CDS encoding cysteine--tRNA ligase translates to MNLFLFICIALFIYLDKFHLPNSLKYNFKRSLLLKLGHQQTVLSKNSEATKSGGMFFIRNSFLYRNKNFLKNKYIFKRLFHSKMDNANKLPKWNQPSKEGKKITNLFVNNSLTHSKVEFIPQEGNKIKWYACGPTVYDAAHLGHARTYVSFDIIRRILVNYFKYDVFMVINITDIDDKIIKRSVEEKIGFTELARKWEYEFWEDMKSLNVLLPTAITRVSEYVGDIVKYIEKIIENKYAYVSEEGSVYFDIDEFKKSEKHFYARMEPLSVKDENKILEGEGDLGVISKKKKNAYDFALWKSSKPNEPHWDSPWGKGRPGWHIECSTMASNILGDVLDIHSGGIDLRFPHHDNELAQSEAFFDHSQWVNYFLHSGHLHIEGLKMSKSLKNFITIKNMLTKYTSNQIRILFLLNKWDNFMNYSPNGESMVQCIEIDKSFTNFFAIILMKIKNFDLNSCNLYWSDADNKLNLLFRQTKNKIHEHFLDNFNTPDALLAIQKLITEINIYMDKEKIQIGLLLEIKHYINFIFDTFGLIYGDAPKGKYDKFDELLQTLGTYRRNIRINLQSNAKLIRNILKEKNKKNDLDPVAAQEKSELLHSEFINNIKANNELLLKECDLLRDQHLLNMGILIDDRPNNEFVIKIIDDNQLQQEKNKREQELSKKMAGDQKKGNQNEKRE, encoded by the exons atgaatcttttcctttttatatgtatagcattatttatatatttagataAATTTCATTTACCTAATTCATTAAAGTATAATTTCAAAAGgagtttattattaaaattaggACATCAACAAACAGTTCTTTCTAAAAATAGTGAAGCCACAAAAAGTGGGGGAATGTTTTTTATACGAAATTCATTTCTTTATAGAAATAAGAATTTTCTTAAAA ataaatacatatttaaaagattatTTCATTCAAAAATGGATAATGCTAATAAATTACCAAAATGGAATCAACCCTCAAAAGAAGGAAAGAAAATAACTAACTTGTTTGTGAACAATTCCTTGACACATAGCAAAGTGGAATTTATACCTCAG gagggaaataaaataaagtggTATGCTTGTGGTCCAACCGTTTACGATGCTGCTCATTTGGGACATGCAAGAACATATGTTAGCTTTGATATTATAAGAAGAATATTAGTTAATTATTTCAAGTATGATGTATTTATGGTAATAAACATAACCGATATTGATGATAAGATAATTAAAAGAAGtgtagaagaaaaaattggCTTTACTGAATTAGCTAGAAAATGGGAATATGAATTTTGGGAAGACATGAAAAGTTTGAACGTTCTTTTACCAACAGCTATTACTAGAGTAAGTGAATATGTAGGTGatattgtaaaatatatagaaaaaattattgaaaataaatatgctTATGTAAGTGAAGAAGGGAGTGTATATTTTGACATTgatgaatttaaaaaaagtgaaaaacatttttatgcACGTATGGAACCTTTATCTGTAAAGGatgaaaacaaaatattagaAGGGGAAGGAGATTTAGGAGTAATTtcaaagaagaaaaaaaatgcatACGATTTTGCATTATGGAAATCCTCTAAACCAAATGAACCACATTGGGATTCCCCATGGGGAAAGGGTAGACCTGGTTGGCATATTGAATGTTCAACTATGGCTAGTAATATATTAGGAGATGTTTTAGATATTCATAGTGGAGGAATTGATTTAAGATTTCCTCATCATGATAATGAGCTAGCTCAGAGTGAAGCTTTCTTTGATCATAGTCAATGggtaaattattttttacattcaGGACATTTACATATTGAAGGTTTAAAAATGTCCAAATCGTTAAAAAATTtcataacaataaaaaatatgttaacaAAATATACTTCGAATCAAATTcgtatattatttcttcttaATAAGTGGGATAATTTTATGAACTATAGCCCTAATGGAGAAAGCATGGTACAATGTATTGAAATTGATAAATCATTTACCAACTTTTTTGCCATAATTCTCATGAAAATCAAAAATTTTGATCTGAATAGTTGTAACTTATATTGGAGTGATGCAGATaacaaattaaatttattatttagacaaacaaaaaacaaaatccATGAACATTTCCTTGATAATTTTAATACACCTGATGCTCTTTTAGCTATTCAAAAATTAATTacagaaataaatatatatatggataaggaaaaaatacaaatcgGATTACTTTTAGAAATAAagcattatattaatttcatttttgatACATTTGGATTGATATATGGTGATGCACCTAAAGGAAAATATGACAAATTTGATGAACTCTTACAAACACTTGGTACCTATAGAAGAAATATTAGAATAAACTTACAAAGCAATGCAAAATTAATtcgaaatattttaaaagaaaaaaacaaaaaaaatgatttagaTCCTGTTGCTGCACAAGAAAAAAGTGAACTACTACACTCcgaatttataaataatataaaagcaAACAATGaacttttattaaaagaatgtGATTTATTAAGAGATCAACACTTATTAAATATGGGTATTCTAATTGATGATAGACCTAACAACGaatttgttataaaaattatagatGATAATCAATTgcaacaagaaaaaaataagagaGAGCAAGAATTAAGTAAAAAAATGGCTGGAGATCAAAAAAAGGGTAATCAAAATGAAAAGAGagaataa
- a CDS encoding cysteine--tRNA ligase, which produces MNLFLFICIALFIYLDKFHLPNSLKYNFKRSLLLKLGHQQTVLSKNSEATKSGGMFFIRNSFLYRNKNFLKIDKYIFKRLFHSKMDNANKLPKWNQPSKEGKKITNLFVNNSLTHSKVEFIPQEGNKIKWYACGPTVYDAAHLGHARTYVSFDIIRRILVNYFKYDVFMVINITDIDDKIIKRSVEEKIGFTELARKWEYEFWEDMKSLNVLLPTAITRVSEYVGDIVKYIEKIIENKYAYVSEEGSVYFDIDEFKKSEKHFYARMEPLSVKDENKILEGEGDLGVISKKKKNAYDFALWKSSKPNEPHWDSPWGKGRPGWHIECSTMASNILGDVLDIHSGGIDLRFPHHDNELAQSEAFFDHSQWVNYFLHSGHLHIEGLKMSKSLKNFITIKNMLTKYTSNQIRILFLLNKWDNFMNYSPNGESMVQCIEIDKSFTNFFAIILMKIKNFDLNSCNLYWSDADNKLNLLFRQTKNKIHEHFLDNFNTPDALLAIQKLITEINIYMDKEKIQIGLLLEIKHYINFIFDTFGLIYGDAPKGKYDKFDELLQTLGTYRRNIRINLQSNAKLIRNILKEKNKKNDLDPVAAQEKSELLHSEFINNIKANNELLLKECDLLRDQHLLNMGILIDDRPNNEFVIKIIDDNQLQQEKNKREQELSKKMAGDQKKGNQNEKRE; this is translated from the exons atgaatcttttcctttttatatgtatagcattatttatatatttagataAATTTCATTTACCTAATTCATTAAAGTATAATTTCAAAAGgagtttattattaaaattaggACATCAACAAACAGTTCTTTCTAAAAATAGTGAAGCCACAAAAAGTGGGGGAATGTTTTTTATACGAAATTCATTTCTTTATAGAAATAAGAATTTTCTTAAAA TagataaatacatatttaaaagattatTTCATTCAAAAATGGATAATGCTAATAAATTACCAAAATGGAATCAACCCTCAAAAGAAGGAAAGAAAATAACTAACTTGTTTGTGAACAATTCCTTGACACATAGCAAAGTGGAATTTATACCTCAG gagggaaataaaataaagtggTATGCTTGTGGTCCAACCGTTTACGATGCTGCTCATTTGGGACATGCAAGAACATATGTTAGCTTTGATATTATAAGAAGAATATTAGTTAATTATTTCAAGTATGATGTATTTATGGTAATAAACATAACCGATATTGATGATAAGATAATTAAAAGAAGtgtagaagaaaaaattggCTTTACTGAATTAGCTAGAAAATGGGAATATGAATTTTGGGAAGACATGAAAAGTTTGAACGTTCTTTTACCAACAGCTATTACTAGAGTAAGTGAATATGTAGGTGatattgtaaaatatatagaaaaaattattgaaaataaatatgctTATGTAAGTGAAGAAGGGAGTGTATATTTTGACATTgatgaatttaaaaaaagtgaaaaacatttttatgcACGTATGGAACCTTTATCTGTAAAGGatgaaaacaaaatattagaAGGGGAAGGAGATTTAGGAGTAATTtcaaagaagaaaaaaaatgcatACGATTTTGCATTATGGAAATCCTCTAAACCAAATGAACCACATTGGGATTCCCCATGGGGAAAGGGTAGACCTGGTTGGCATATTGAATGTTCAACTATGGCTAGTAATATATTAGGAGATGTTTTAGATATTCATAGTGGAGGAATTGATTTAAGATTTCCTCATCATGATAATGAGCTAGCTCAGAGTGAAGCTTTCTTTGATCATAGTCAATGggtaaattattttttacattcaGGACATTTACATATTGAAGGTTTAAAAATGTCCAAATCGTTAAAAAATTtcataacaataaaaaatatgttaacaAAATATACTTCGAATCAAATTcgtatattatttcttcttaATAAGTGGGATAATTTTATGAACTATAGCCCTAATGGAGAAAGCATGGTACAATGTATTGAAATTGATAAATCATTTACCAACTTTTTTGCCATAATTCTCATGAAAATCAAAAATTTTGATCTGAATAGTTGTAACTTATATTGGAGTGATGCAGATaacaaattaaatttattatttagacaaacaaaaaacaaaatccATGAACATTTCCTTGATAATTTTAATACACCTGATGCTCTTTTAGCTATTCAAAAATTAATTacagaaataaatatatatatggataaggaaaaaatacaaatcgGATTACTTTTAGAAATAAagcattatattaatttcatttttgatACATTTGGATTGATATATGGTGATGCACCTAAAGGAAAATATGACAAATTTGATGAACTCTTACAAACACTTGGTACCTATAGAAGAAATATTAGAATAAACTTACAAAGCAATGCAAAATTAATtcgaaatattttaaaagaaaaaaacaaaaaaaatgatttagaTCCTGTTGCTGCACAAGAAAAAAGTGAACTACTACACTCcgaatttataaataatataaaagcaAACAATGaacttttattaaaagaatgtGATTTATTAAGAGATCAACACTTATTAAATATGGGTATTCTAATTGATGATAGACCTAACAACGaatttgttataaaaattatagatGATAATCAATTgcaacaagaaaaaaataagagaGAGCAAGAATTAAGTAAAAAAATGGCTGGAGATCAAAAAAAGGGTAATCAAAATGAAAAGAGagaataa
- a CDS encoding cysteine--tRNA ligase: protein MDNANKLPKWNQPSKEGKKITNLFVNNSLTHSKVEFIPQEGNKIKWYACGPTVYDAAHLGHARTYVSFDIIRRILVNYFKYDVFMVINITDIDDKIIKRSVEEKIGFTELARKWEYEFWEDMKSLNVLLPTAITRVSEYVGDIVKYIEKIIENKYAYVSEEGSVYFDIDEFKKSEKHFYARMEPLSVKDENKILEGEGDLGVISKKKKNAYDFALWKSSKPNEPHWDSPWGKGRPGWHIECSTMASNILGDVLDIHSGGIDLRFPHHDNELAQSEAFFDHSQWVNYFLHSGHLHIEGLKMSKSLKNFITIKNMLTKYTSNQIRILFLLNKWDNFMNYSPNGESMVQCIEIDKSFTNFFAIILMKIKNFDLNSCNLYWSDADNKLNLLFRQTKNKIHEHFLDNFNTPDALLAIQKLITEINIYMDKEKIQIGLLLEIKHYINFIFDTFGLIYGDAPKGKYDKFDELLQTLGTYRRNIRINLQSNAKLIRNILKEKNKKNDLDPVAAQEKSELLHSEFINNIKANNELLLKECDLLRDQHLLNMGILIDDRPNNEFVIKIIDDNQLQQEKNKREQELSKKMAGDQKKGNQNEKRE, encoded by the exons ATGGATAATGCTAATAAATTACCAAAATGGAATCAACCCTCAAAAGAAGGAAAGAAAATAACTAACTTGTTTGTGAACAATTCCTTGACACATAGCAAAGTGGAATTTATACCTCAG gagggaaataaaataaagtggTATGCTTGTGGTCCAACCGTTTACGATGCTGCTCATTTGGGACATGCAAGAACATATGTTAGCTTTGATATTATAAGAAGAATATTAGTTAATTATTTCAAGTATGATGTATTTATGGTAATAAACATAACCGATATTGATGATAAGATAATTAAAAGAAGtgtagaagaaaaaattggCTTTACTGAATTAGCTAGAAAATGGGAATATGAATTTTGGGAAGACATGAAAAGTTTGAACGTTCTTTTACCAACAGCTATTACTAGAGTAAGTGAATATGTAGGTGatattgtaaaatatatagaaaaaattattgaaaataaatatgctTATGTAAGTGAAGAAGGGAGTGTATATTTTGACATTgatgaatttaaaaaaagtgaaaaacatttttatgcACGTATGGAACCTTTATCTGTAAAGGatgaaaacaaaatattagaAGGGGAAGGAGATTTAGGAGTAATTtcaaagaagaaaaaaaatgcatACGATTTTGCATTATGGAAATCCTCTAAACCAAATGAACCACATTGGGATTCCCCATGGGGAAAGGGTAGACCTGGTTGGCATATTGAATGTTCAACTATGGCTAGTAATATATTAGGAGATGTTTTAGATATTCATAGTGGAGGAATTGATTTAAGATTTCCTCATCATGATAATGAGCTAGCTCAGAGTGAAGCTTTCTTTGATCATAGTCAATGggtaaattattttttacattcaGGACATTTACATATTGAAGGTTTAAAAATGTCCAAATCGTTAAAAAATTtcataacaataaaaaatatgttaacaAAATATACTTCGAATCAAATTcgtatattatttcttcttaATAAGTGGGATAATTTTATGAACTATAGCCCTAATGGAGAAAGCATGGTACAATGTATTGAAATTGATAAATCATTTACCAACTTTTTTGCCATAATTCTCATGAAAATCAAAAATTTTGATCTGAATAGTTGTAACTTATATTGGAGTGATGCAGATaacaaattaaatttattatttagacaaacaaaaaacaaaatccATGAACATTTCCTTGATAATTTTAATACACCTGATGCTCTTTTAGCTATTCAAAAATTAATTacagaaataaatatatatatggataaggaaaaaatacaaatcgGATTACTTTTAGAAATAAagcattatattaatttcatttttgatACATTTGGATTGATATATGGTGATGCACCTAAAGGAAAATATGACAAATTTGATGAACTCTTACAAACACTTGGTACCTATAGAAGAAATATTAGAATAAACTTACAAAGCAATGCAAAATTAATtcgaaatattttaaaagaaaaaaacaaaaaaaatgatttagaTCCTGTTGCTGCACAAGAAAAAAGTGAACTACTACACTCcgaatttataaataatataaaagcaAACAATGaacttttattaaaagaatgtGATTTATTAAGAGATCAACACTTATTAAATATGGGTATTCTAATTGATGATAGACCTAACAACGaatttgttataaaaattatagatGATAATCAATTgcaacaagaaaaaaataagagaGAGCAAGAATTAAGTAAAAAAATGGCTGGAGATCAAAAAAAGGGTAATCAAAATGAAAAGAGagaataa
- a CDS encoding methionine aminopeptidase 1b, putative encodes MANIDDIEKQIENIKINSDDNKNNVSKNKNILLNGVNLKDHEIKDNVKSVDYNNNNNENDTMNEINKHVKNDEYCNKENSNNNNNNNNNNNNNLDTQINETLNLNEKFEKKNEENLCSGCKKVLIKKLSCPICLKNKIFSYFCNQECFKGSWKEHQKIHENMNKENNEKEDHLKTIVKKHLSPENFDPTNRKYWVYDDHLKNFVNFKFTGDVRPWPLSKINHVPSHIERPDYAISSIPESELIYKRKSDIYVNNEEEIQRIREACILGRKTLDYAHTLVSPGVTTDEIDRKVHEFIIKNNAYPSTLNYYKFPKSCCTSVNEIVCHGIPDYRPLKSGDIINIDISVFYKGVHSDLNETYFVGDINDVPKEGKELVETCYFSLMEAIKKCKPGMFYKNIGTLIDAYVSKKNFSVVRSYSGHGVGKLFHSNPTVPHFKKNKAVGIMKPGHVFTIEPMINQGHYSDVLWPDQWTSATSDGKLSAQFEHTLLITNNGVEILTKRTQDSPPLGFDTKDELYYN; translated from the coding sequence ATGGCAAATATTGATGATATAGAAAAACaaattgaaaatataaaaataaattcagatgataataagaataatgtttccaagaataaaaatattttattaaatggaGTAAATTTGAAAGATCAtgaaataaaagataatgTTAAATCTgttgattataataataataataatgaaaatgatactatgaatgaaataaataaacatgttaaaaatgatgaatattgtaataaagaaaatagtaataataataataataataataataataataataataatttagataCACAGATAAATGAGActttaaatttaaatgaaaaatttgaaaaaaaaaatgaagaaaatttgTGTAGTGGATGCAAAAAagtattaattaaaaaattaagttgccctatatgtttaaaaaataaaatatttagttATTTTTGTAATCAAGAATGTTTTAAGGGTTCTTGGAAAGAACATCAAAAGATAcatgaaaatatgaataaggaaaataatgaaaaagaagatcATTTGAAGACCATAGTTAAAAAACATTTATCACCAGAAAATTTTGATCCTACTAATAGAAAATATTGGGTTTATGATGACCATTTAAAAAACTTTGTTAATTTTAAATTCACAGGAGATGTGCGACCATGGCCTTTATCTAAAATTAATCATGTGCCCTCACATATCGAACGACCTGATTATGCAATTAGTTCTATTCCAGAATcggaattaatatataagagAAAAAGTgatatttatgtaaataatgaagaagaaatacAAAGAATTAGAGAAGCTTGTATATTAGGAAGAAAAACCTTAGACTATGCTCATACGTTAGTTTCACCAGGAGTTACTACTGATGAAATAGATAGAAAAGTTCAcgaatttataattaaaaataatgcaTATCCATCAactttaaattattataaatttccAAAATCATGTTGTACTTCTGTGAATGAAATTGTATGTCATGGGATACCAGATTATAGACCATTAAAATCTggtgatataataaatattgatATTAGTGTTTTTTATAAAGGTGTACATTCAGATTTAAATGAAACTTATTTTGTTGGAGATATAAATGATGTACCAAAAGAAGGTAAAGAATTAGTAGAGACttgttatttttctttaatggaagctattaaaaaatgtaaacctggaatgttttataaaaatattggaaCTTTAATAGATGCATatgtatcaaaaaaaaacttCTCAGTTGTTCGTTCCTATTCAGGACATGGTGTTGGAAAACTATTTCACAGTAATCCAACCGTAcctcattttaaaaaaaataaagccGTAGGTATAATGAAACCAGGTCATGTTTTTACTATTGAACCTATGATTAATCAAGGACATTATAGTGATGTATTATGGCCAGATCAATGGACAAGTGCAACATCAGATGGAAAATTGTCAGCTCAGTTTGAACACACTTTATTAATTACTAACAACGGTGTAGAAATTTTGACAAAGCGAACTCAAGATTCACCTCCACTTGGTTTTGATACAAAAGATGAACTATactataattaa
- a CDS encoding nucleotidyltransferase, putative: protein MHIPSLRFYLFLNNVPRFNIKFLKLFNSFYEFSTKKYNNDENNRNIELDKKIQLTNFKLSDSSLDYNISSDDSDEEYILERGKLKGMENIDRCGDNNGLHMNEKYKDRENLKNEKFENFAIKTNFLKKNICYNNDTNCNMTKDGNINPFDKMNESSMKNKYIKREVNINNNSLIDNNLCKEKRMDTRYEKFDKMIYHGINSNDCNNIYSETNIYDTYDSDTNNKCNNNINNNNIKNSNINNNNNNNSDDDDDDIQNYLKSMIKENQKNYCFNTNNIKSLNDELNKLEYSLKPSINDINNMKIFLNFLQNEINKHYKNSYVTPFGSVINGFWMRNSDIDICIQIPILLNRKDQITFLKKICLLLNNFNNGVIEQRFSAKVPIIHFYCNNREKSFELSCDISVNNILAVINSKLIQKYVAIDKRLQTMGIVLKYWSKIRNINDRSKGFLSSFSLILMIIHFLQNVAEPKILPSLQDISIKRNEKPFYIMGVDCKFCQDDIVIQDELKRLNNSIHNNLYVDISTLLIEFFKFYGYKYKSGIIAIRDINGYYQNFQTLKKFESYFLFVDNPFEVGKNVANIFPSNYKTIINEMQRAYKILKNNGSWKDVCNSKENVLYS, encoded by the coding sequence ATGCATATACCTTCTTTAcgattttatttgtttttaaataatgtacCTCGATTCAATATAAAGTTTCTTAAgttatttaattcattttatgaatttagtacaaaaaaatataacaatgaTGAGAATAATAGAAATATTGAATTAGATAAGAAAATTCAACTGACCAACTTTAAATTAAGTGATAGTAGCTTAGATTATAATATCAGCAGTGATGATTCAGACGAAGAGTATATATTGGAAAGAGGGAAATTAAAAGGAATGGAAAATATTGATCGTTGTGGAGATAATAATGGATTACATATGAATGAGAAATATAAAGATAGAGAGAAtctaaaaaatgaaaaattcgAAAATTTTGCTATTAAAACTAATTttttgaagaaaaatatatgttacaaTAATGATACTAATTGTAATATGACCAAGGATGGTAATATTAATCCATTTGATAAAATGAATGAATCTTCTAtgaagaataaatatataaaaagagaggtgaatataaataataattctctaattgataataatttatgtaaagaaaaaagaatggATACAAGATATGAGAAATTTGATAAAATGATATACCACGGTATAAATAGTAAcgattgtaataatatatattctgaaacaaatatatatgatacatATGATAGTGATACTAATAACAagtgtaataataatattaataataataatattaaaaatagtaatattaataataataacaataataatagtgatgatgatgatgatgatatacaaaattatttaaaatcaatgataaaagaaaatcaaaaaaattactgttttaatacaaataatattaaatcattAAATGATGAATTGAATAAATTAGAATATTCATTAAAACCATccataaatgatataaataatatgaaaatatttttaaattttttacagaatgaaattaataaacattataaaaattcatATGTAACTCCATTTGGATCAGTAATAAATGGTTTTTGGATGAGAAATAGTGATATTGATATATGTATTCAAATACCAATATTATTGAATAGAAAAGATCAgataacatttttaaaaaaaatatgtttactcttaaataattttaataatggtGTTATTGAACAAAGATTTTCAGCTAAAGTACCTATAATCCATTTTTACTGTAATAACCGTGAAAAGTCCTTTGAGTTATCTTGTGACATTtctgtaaataatatattagcaGTGATAAATTCAAAACTAATTCAAAAATATGTTGCTATAGATAAACGATTACAAACTATGGGTATAGTCTTAAAATATTGGTCAAAgataagaaatattaatgatagaTCAAAAGgatttttatcatctttttccttaattttaatgataatacattttttacaaaatgttGCTGAACCAAAAATACTTCCGTCACTTCAAGATATTTCTATTAAAAGGAATGAAAAaccattttatataatgggTGTTGATTGCAAATTTTGTCAAGACGATATTGTTATTCAGGATGAACTAAAACGATTAAATAAtagtatacataataatttatatgtagaTATTTCTACACTTTTAAtagaattttttaaattttatggatataaatataaaagtggTATTATAGCAATAAGAGATATAAATGGTTATTACCAAAATTTTCagacattaaaaaaatttgaatCATATTTCCTGTTTGTAGATAATCCTTTTGAAGTAGGGAAAAATGTTGCAAATATCTTCCCTTCCAATTATAAAACAATCATAAATGAAATGCAAAGGgcttataaaattttaaaaaataatggttCTTGGAAAGATGTATGTAATTCAAAAGAAAACGtcttatattcataa